A stretch of the Uranotaenia lowii strain MFRU-FL chromosome 3, ASM2978415v1, whole genome shotgun sequence genome encodes the following:
- the LOC129756902 gene encoding uncharacterized protein LOC129756902 — protein sequence MSQASLLLLITSLLVSTTLAGPIFWFLPWTNWLPSSGSSSSSSSTTSTASRAPINATINLGNRNNTTTGLDDLGTVIDGVTITRSRRSLPTISSNSSQTRDEDTENQLRKKRSPQQFSTDSYIQVGNHVIRLPPGDVSNLTIHIIDGTPTVLVPSLFPDRESNSSGIFDWIKKFFTRD from the coding sequence GTCTCGACGACTTTGGCTGGGCCGATCTTTTGGTTCCTCCCGTGGACAAACTGGCTCCCGAGTTCCGGAAGCAGCAGCAGTTCCAGTTCGACGACTTCAACCGCTTCTCGGGCCCCAATCAATGCCACCATAAACCTGGGAAATCGTAACAACACTACGACTGGATTGGATGATCTGGGAACGGTTATAGACGGCGTGACCATAACCCGGAGCCGGAGATCACTTCCGACCATTTCTAGCAACAGCAGTCAAACCCGAGATGAAGACACCGAGAATCAGCTGAGGAAGAAGCGTTCCCCACAGCAGTTTTCTACGGATTCTTACATTCAAGTGGGAAATCACGTTATCCGTTTGCCTCCCGGGGATGTGTCCAATTTGACCATCCATATCATAGACGGAACCCCGACGGTGTTGGTTCCGAGTTTGTTTCCTGACAGAGAGTCGAACTCTTCCGGGATTTTCGATTGGATCAAGAAGTTTTTCACAAGGGATTAG